Proteins encoded in a region of the Dreissena polymorpha isolate Duluth1 chromosome 6, UMN_Dpol_1.0, whole genome shotgun sequence genome:
- the LOC127834989 gene encoding uncharacterized protein LOC127834989 has protein sequence MKCTGHLVFCLLIVCLSVRLSIAQGQPAKCPQNCPPQWVNLMKPYLPMIGELGPMNRLCQEANKNNIMSPCSNPGSTCTPTGNPTSFVCCPRQCLATTEKCYNQQPPPANLCVPTDVSRWQDAFIHAFMSG, from the exons ATGAAGTGTACCGGCCACTTGGTGTTTTGTTTGCTGatcgtgtgtctgtccgtccggctttCGATTGCACAGGGTCAGCCAG CCAAATGTCCACAAAATTGTCCGCCCCAATGGGTGAACTTGATGAAACCATACCTGCCCATGATCGGCGAACTAGGG CCGATGAACCGTTTATGCCAAGAAGCCAACAAGAACAACATCATGTCTCCGTGCAGCAACCCCGGAAGTACCTGCACCCCGACCGGAAATCCCACTAGTTTTGTCTGCTGTCCACGACAGTGTCTGGCTACCACGGAAAAATGTTACAATCAACAACCACCGCCAGCCAACCTGTGTGTGCCTACAGACGTATCAC GCTGGCAGGATGCCTTCATACATGCCTTTATGTCGGGATAA